One stretch of Candidatus Bathyarchaeia archaeon DNA includes these proteins:
- a CDS encoding NADH-quinone oxidoreductase subunit J yields the protein MILELVSAGLIISACLAIFLDEAIYSVAALAGTFILTALLYALNGAVFVAIFQFAVGIGTLSILFLSGEMLSEKPAEKTKLSTSLGVVVLGAVLSLPMIFFSISSPSTITSDISFGDALWNYNAFDVVLQGLVILTVATGIAIVLYQNNKKKRNLKRSVEQ from the coding sequence ATGATACTTGAGCTCGTCAGTGCAGGACTAATAATCTCAGCATGTTTAGCAATTTTCCTCGATGAAGCAATTTATTCAGTTGCCGCTTTGGCGGGGACCTTCATTCTAACGGCGCTTCTTTACGCCTTAAACGGAGCCGTTTTCGTGGCTATCTTCCAGTTCGCTGTAGGCATAGGCACCCTATCGATTCTGTTCTTGTCAGGGGAAATGCTCAGCGAAAAACCGGCTGAAAAAACTAAACTATCCACATCACTTGGGGTTGTGGTGTTGGGCGCAGTCCTGTCTTTGCCCATGATTTTCTTCTCCATCTCTTCCCCAAGCACAATCACCTCCGACATTTCGTTCGGGGATGCCTTATGGAACTACAACGCTTTCGATGTTGTTCTGCAAGGTTTAGTTATACTGACTGTGGCTACTGGCATCGCTATTGTGCTTTATCAAAATAACAAGAAAAAGCGCAACTTGAAACGGAGCGTTGAACAATAA
- a CDS encoding 4Fe-4S binding protein, which produces MAKKSKARISPMFRRVLSSIFTKPATGKYPFVKCEPAEGFRGKQIFDINLCVSCGLCSRDCPAKAIEMVEVDGKKRPMFMLDRCVFCYQCAESCPRNAIKSTDIFELATTDKSSLVIKPKANHKTEA; this is translated from the coding sequence ATGGCAAAGAAATCTAAAGCGCGAATATCTCCGATGTTCCGACGGGTCCTCTCAAGCATATTTACTAAACCCGCAACGGGCAAGTATCCCTTCGTGAAATGTGAACCCGCTGAAGGCTTCAGGGGCAAACAAATCTTTGACATAAACCTCTGTGTAAGCTGCGGTTTATGCAGCAGAGACTGCCCTGCAAAAGCCATTGAAATGGTGGAAGTTGACGGTAAAAAGCGACCCATGTTCATGCTTGACCGATGTGTCTTCTGTTATCAATGTGCTGAAAGTTGTCCAAGAAACGCCATCAAAAGCACGGACATCTTTGAGCTAGCGACAACAGATAAATCTTCTTTGGTCATAAAACCAAAAGCAAATCACAAAACTGAGGCATAG
- a CDS encoding NADH-quinone oxidoreductase subunit H — protein MIDYLLLIFRVLVFPGFAFIILFTMFCDWVERKIEARMQNRMGPSFTGPGGILQPLADFIKMLTKEDITPCESKRNVYRFAPILALSVLVFAISFLPIDGASVIPGVSFEGDLIFVMALVSVANFLLFLAGWSSNNPYSSIGAARVLTQFLGYDIPLFLLALAPAFLAQSLTINNIVAASGQWLPFAILAPWAFVLFIITMQAELEKDPFDVPHAESEVVAGHETEYSGGKLAFLKLARDVQVVFGAALITVLFLGGANGPVPFGFLPEFWGTLWFVLKVIGVVILSEYLTVLFARLRIDQVVTLNWRIMLPLSVLSLMLTIGLAYWVYPLV, from the coding sequence ATGATTGACTACCTGCTGCTGATATTCCGAGTACTGGTCTTTCCAGGATTTGCATTCATAATACTCTTCACAATGTTCTGCGATTGGGTGGAACGAAAAATTGAAGCCCGCATGCAGAACCGTATGGGACCCAGTTTCACTGGACCCGGCGGAATTCTGCAACCACTCGCGGACTTCATAAAGATGCTCACAAAAGAAGACATTACCCCCTGCGAATCGAAACGAAACGTTTACCGATTTGCGCCCATCCTTGCATTGTCCGTGTTGGTTTTCGCTATATCCTTCTTACCCATCGACGGCGCAAGCGTGATTCCCGGCGTAAGCTTTGAAGGTGACTTGATTTTTGTCATGGCGCTGGTTTCCGTTGCGAACTTTCTGCTTTTCTTGGCAGGTTGGTCAAGTAACAACCCCTACAGCTCAATTGGGGCTGCTAGAGTTTTAACCCAGTTTTTGGGTTACGACATCCCTCTGTTTTTGTTGGCTTTGGCACCCGCCTTTTTGGCTCAAAGCCTCACAATAAACAATATTGTTGCAGCTTCTGGACAATGGTTGCCTTTCGCCATTTTGGCTCCATGGGCATTTGTCCTGTTCATAATCACCATGCAAGCCGAGTTGGAAAAAGACCCGTTTGATGTTCCTCACGCCGAAAGCGAAGTTGTTGCTGGACATGAGACTGAATACAGCGGCGGCAAACTGGCTTTCCTAAAGCTTGCACGCGATGTACAGGTCGTTTTCGGCGCAGCCCTCATAACAGTGCTGTTTCTGGGCGGAGCAAACGGGCCTGTTCCATTTGGGTTCCTGCCCGAGTTCTGGGGCACACTCTGGTTTGTGCTCAAAGTAATCGGCGTCGTTATACTCTCTGAGTACTTGACAGTTCTGTTTGCGAGGCTACGTATTGACCAAGTTGTAACCCTTAACTGGCGCATTATGTTGCCTCTTTCAGTGCTGTCTCTTATGTTGACAATTGGCTTAGCGTACTGGGTCTATCCCTTGGTGTGA
- a CDS encoding NADH-quinone oxidoreductase subunit C gives MDILKILETKLQGKPVEIVPDYLGTAAIKAKEGSYRDVFKALMDADEKTGVTSITGIDLGAALGVFYHVRTSNAFITIQVEVPKENPKLVTVTDITPSAAFHELEVTDLIGVTFEGNPLEGHFVLPDTWPDGVYPLRKDVNPNEVKLNPSPPEEKFEQGKQVKIIIGPQHPALLEPEKFAVFVDGETVKAVQPRIGYVHRGVEKISEFRTYIQDVYLVERICGICNSCHACAFVESVEKILKTEVPPRGKYLRTIILELNRLHSHLLTLGHAGLEIGYETLFHYFWRDREPIMDITEILTGNRVVSSAMTVGGVRRDLKETDVPKIKSTLADLRKRLPFYTKVYREEPSIGLRMKNIGTLKREDALKLGVVGPVARGSGVDIDVRKDAPYEAYGEIPFKLITYKEGDTWARMNVRMDEVEESIKIIEYALDHLPTGPFRVKVPRVVPPGEVVNRVEAPRGELFYYVKSNGTAMPERVKVRTPTFANIPAFLTTAVGEPLADVPPNFVSLDPCFSCTDR, from the coding sequence ATAGACATTTTAAAAATTCTTGAAACAAAACTTCAAGGTAAACCTGTTGAGATAGTCCCTGATTACTTAGGAACAGCTGCCATCAAAGCTAAAGAGGGCAGTTACCGTGATGTGTTCAAAGCCCTGATGGATGCGGACGAAAAAACGGGTGTAACATCCATTACCGGCATTGATTTAGGTGCTGCGCTAGGCGTTTTCTATCACGTTCGCACAAGCAATGCCTTCATAACTATTCAGGTTGAAGTTCCCAAAGAAAACCCCAAACTTGTAACCGTAACCGACATCACACCAAGCGCCGCTTTCCACGAACTCGAAGTAACCGACCTTATCGGCGTTACTTTTGAAGGCAACCCCCTTGAAGGGCACTTTGTACTGCCTGACACCTGGCCTGACGGCGTGTATCCGCTTCGAAAAGATGTCAACCCAAACGAAGTGAAACTAAATCCCTCACCGCCTGAAGAAAAATTTGAACAAGGTAAACAAGTCAAAATAATTATCGGTCCCCAACATCCCGCATTGTTGGAGCCCGAAAAGTTCGCAGTGTTTGTTGACGGCGAAACCGTGAAGGCGGTTCAACCACGCATCGGCTACGTGCACCGCGGAGTGGAAAAGATTTCTGAATTCCGCACCTACATTCAGGATGTCTACTTGGTAGAACGAATCTGCGGCATCTGCAACAGTTGCCACGCCTGCGCCTTTGTCGAATCTGTGGAAAAAATCCTAAAAACCGAGGTTCCTCCCCGAGGAAAGTACCTTCGCACAATAATTCTGGAACTCAACAGACTCCACAGCCACTTGCTAACATTGGGGCACGCTGGTCTTGAAATCGGCTATGAAACTTTGTTCCACTATTTCTGGCGGGACCGCGAACCCATAATGGACATAACTGAAATACTCACTGGCAACCGTGTAGTGTCTTCCGCCATGACTGTAGGCGGAGTCCGACGTGACCTCAAAGAAACTGACGTACCCAAAATCAAGTCCACCTTGGCTGACCTTCGAAAGAGGCTGCCCTTCTACACCAAAGTATACCGCGAGGAACCCTCCATTGGTTTGCGTATGAAGAATATTGGAACCCTCAAACGGGAAGATGCGCTCAAACTTGGCGTGGTTGGTCCCGTTGCCCGCGGTTCAGGTGTCGATATTGATGTTCGTAAAGATGCGCCCTATGAAGCCTACGGCGAGATACCCTTCAAGTTAATCACTTACAAAGAAGGCGATACTTGGGCAAGAATGAATGTCCGCATGGATGAAGTCGAAGAAAGCATAAAAATCATCGAGTATGCTTTGGACCATCTGCCTACGGGACCATTTCGAGTTAAAGTGCCCAGGGTTGTGCCTCCAGGTGAAGTTGTGAACCGTGTGGAAGCTCCGCGTGGAGAACTTTTCTACTACGTTAAAAGCAACGGAACCGCAATGCCTGAACGCGTCAAAGTGCGAACGCCAACCTTCGCTAACATACCCGCATTCCTTACAACGGCTGTTGGTGAACCTTTGGCTGATGTACCACCAAACTTTGTAAGCTTAGACCCATGTTTCTCATGTACTGACAGATAA
- a CDS encoding NADH-quinone oxidoreductase subunit B family protein, protein MTNLAMWSRLKSPWVIHFNSGACNGCDIEIVALLTPKYDVERFGIKLEPSPRHADVLLVTGSVTKQCAERLKRIYDQMPQPKFVVAIGACACSGGVFQGSYSVLSGVDKILPVNAYIPGCPPRPEAIIDGVVKLLNALAAPPAPKAAEEPQKEEAASEAAKEETVEAAPKLTTEVKPNAKQ, encoded by the coding sequence ATGACTAATTTAGCTATGTGGTCCCGACTGAAATCCCCTTGGGTTATTCACTTTAACTCAGGCGCATGTAACGGCTGCGACATCGAAATTGTCGCTTTGCTAACACCCAAATACGATGTGGAACGTTTCGGAATAAAACTTGAACCCTCCCCCAGACACGCCGATGTCTTGCTGGTAACAGGTTCTGTAACTAAACAATGTGCAGAACGGCTAAAACGCATCTACGACCAGATGCCTCAACCCAAATTTGTTGTCGCCATCGGTGCCTGTGCCTGCTCTGGCGGTGTCTTTCAGGGGTCCTACAGCGTTCTAAGTGGGGTCGACAAAATTCTTCCAGTCAACGCCTATATTCCAGGTTGCCCCCCGCGACCTGAAGCCATAATCGACGGCGTAGTGAAACTGTTAAACGCATTGGCTGCTCCTCCAGCCCCAAAAGCAGCTGAAGAACCCCAAAAAGAAGAAGCTGCATCCGAAGCGGCTAAAGAAGAGACCGTGGAAGCGGCACCCAAATTAACTACGGAGGTAAAACCTAACGCCAAGCAGTAA
- the ndhC gene encoding NADH-quinone oxidoreductase subunit A has translation MIIESIVAFVLIFSAAAIIYLLGRRAAPKPTQTYDERVAYACGEKVTYHSLKVNVSLYKYLIYFVVLDSSVLLLAFAAFMQAGINVPMILLYLLMMLGAGLLLIEGDKNND, from the coding sequence ATGATTATTGAATCAATCGTCGCATTCGTACTAATATTCTCTGCAGCCGCCATCATATACCTTCTCGGACGAAGGGCTGCGCCGAAACCCACACAAACATACGACGAACGCGTAGCCTACGCTTGCGGAGAAAAAGTCACCTATCACAGCCTCAAAGTTAACGTGTCCCTTTACAAGTACCTCATTTACTTTGTCGTCTTGGACAGTTCCGTTTTGCTCTTGGCATTTGCTGCTTTCATGCAAGCAGGAATCAACGTTCCCATGATTCTCCTCTACCTGCTCATGATGCTCGGAGCTGGTTTACTCTTAATTGAAGGAGATAAAAATAATGACTAA
- a CDS encoding DUF1622 domain-containing protein: MTECTLPSGNGRNRLTLAIIAVMIIFSVLGTVLSLTVPDFGKLFLPGDVAYVPGGAIYEVIYVLLTMAADVLYVLGGGIVAFGAILVGYRFLQCKFKSPYKPSCVTRFLSGYLTLSLELFIGAEIIKTVVVRTYDEFLLLILVIFSRGLFSLILYLERRWHGAAETE; the protein is encoded by the coding sequence ATGACTGAATGCACTTTGCCCTCCGGTAACGGGCGGAATCGTCTCACACTTGCCATAATTGCTGTTATGATAATTTTTTCAGTGCTTGGCACTGTTTTAAGTTTAACTGTGCCCGATTTCGGTAAACTGTTTCTTCCCGGGGATGTTGCTTACGTGCCTGGGGGTGCCATTTATGAAGTGATTTACGTTCTGCTTACGATGGCAGCGGATGTTCTTTACGTGTTGGGCGGCGGAATAGTCGCTTTCGGAGCAATACTGGTCGGATACCGGTTTTTGCAGTGTAAATTCAAAAGTCCCTACAAACCCTCATGTGTCACGCGGTTTTTGTCGGGGTATCTGACTTTGAGCTTGGAGCTTTTCATAGGAGCCGAAATCATAAAAACAGTGGTTGTGCGAACTTATGATGAATTTCTGCTGCTCATTTTGGTGATTTTCAGCCGCGGGCTTTTCAGTTTGATTTTGTATCTTGAGCGCCGATGGCATGGTGCAGCAGAAACGGAATAA